Proteins encoded by one window of Vampirovibrionales bacterium:
- a CDS encoding bifunctional (p)ppGpp synthetase/guanosine-3',5'-bis(diphosphate) 3'-pyrophosphohydrolase: protein MSDALYESAANEPLRETVLFDALMQLLREQDRPAADLARVQAAFLYAQEKHAGQKRKNQENYIVHPVSVALILAEIPVDADSIVSGLLHDTLEDTSATPAEIRERFGDETVRLVEGVTKLGKFEFTSAEDRQAENFRRMFLAMAHDVRVVMVKLADRLHNMRTLDHMKPEKQLKIAAETLEIFAPLANRMGMGRIRAELEDMSLKFLKPDAFCEIETELAQSRDEREGAIAEIIDKIQTQLTAMGIQPIVKGRVKNYYSIYKKMAVQQKALQDIYDISALRVIVASEKECYETLGVIHNALKPIPGRFKDYVAMPKSNLYQSLHTTVIGPSGRPLEVQIRTQDMHRIAEYGIAAHWKYKEAGGSQAADSAIDAKLSWLRQMLEMKDEAHDASDYVEAVKLDLFRDEVFVFSPKGRVIDLPKGSTPVDFAYRIHTEVGHTCTGALINGKMAPLDTRLKNGDIVEIITSKKSTPRLYWINFVQTQTAKSRIRQWFKRNLKDEYEQQGRRALEETLTRAKMEDALRDGELLTIARELNYVSLEDLFAAIGFGELNLTRVINRLKKSQAVATHEEALNRINRYQSKRHSPADKAKSAIHGLNGMVHHLARCCTPVPGEEITGVITRARGVMVHRIDCINLNQVNPGRLMALDWSDGSADPNQAHTVRLEAHAIDRVGMLKDILGKIADTRTNVSNVRVRVLPNDTALVELTMEVANLPHLETVMNAIRRLPDVMAVKRQQFRVGKSPDGGA from the coding sequence GTGTCAGACGCTCTGTACGAATCTGCCGCAAACGAGCCGCTTCGCGAAACGGTTCTGTTTGACGCGCTAATGCAACTGCTGCGCGAGCAGGATCGCCCGGCGGCGGATTTAGCCCGCGTACAGGCGGCTTTTCTATACGCACAGGAAAAGCATGCGGGGCAAAAACGCAAGAATCAGGAAAACTATATCGTGCATCCGGTCAGCGTCGCGCTGATTCTGGCGGAAATTCCCGTAGACGCCGACAGCATCGTCTCGGGTCTGCTGCACGACACGCTGGAAGACACGTCGGCCACGCCTGCTGAGATCCGCGAGCGCTTTGGCGACGAAACCGTGCGACTGGTGGAAGGCGTCACCAAACTCGGCAAATTTGAATTCACTTCTGCCGAGGACCGACAGGCGGAGAACTTCCGGCGCATGTTTCTGGCCATGGCGCACGACGTGCGCGTGGTGATGGTGAAACTGGCCGATCGGCTTCATAACATGCGCACGCTGGATCACATGAAGCCGGAAAAACAGCTTAAAATCGCCGCTGAAACGCTGGAAATTTTCGCGCCGCTGGCCAACCGCATGGGGATGGGGCGCATCCGGGCCGAACTGGAAGATATGTCGCTGAAATTCCTCAAGCCGGACGCCTTTTGCGAGATTGAAACCGAACTGGCCCAGTCGCGCGACGAACGCGAAGGCGCTATTGCCGAAATCATTGATAAAATTCAGACGCAATTAACCGCTATGGGCATTCAACCGATTGTAAAAGGGCGCGTCAAAAATTATTACAGCATCTATAAAAAAATGGCGGTGCAGCAGAAGGCGCTTCAGGACATTTATGATATCAGCGCGCTTCGGGTAATCGTCGCCAGCGAAAAAGAATGCTATGAAACGCTGGGCGTCATTCACAATGCTTTAAAACCGATTCCGGGGCGTTTTAAAGATTACGTCGCCATGCCGAAAAGCAATTTATATCAATCGCTCCACACAACCGTCATCGGCCCGAGCGGGCGCCCGCTGGAAGTGCAGATTCGCACGCAGGACATGCATCGCATTGCCGAATACGGGATTGCCGCGCACTGGAAATACAAGGAAGCCGGCGGGTCTCAGGCCGCCGACAGCGCGATCGACGCCAAACTGTCGTGGCTGCGCCAGATGCTTGAAATGAAGGACGAAGCCCACGACGCCTCCGATTACGTCGAGGCCGTCAAGCTCGATTTATTTCGCGATGAAGTCTTCGTTTTTTCGCCCAAGGGGCGCGTCATCGATCTGCCCAAGGGATCGACGCCGGTGGATTTCGCGTATCGGATTCACACCGAAGTTGGCCACACGTGCACTGGCGCGCTGATCAACGGCAAAATGGCGCCGCTCGATACGCGGTTGAAAAATGGCGATATCGTGGAAATTATTACCAGCAAGAAATCGACGCCGCGCCTGTACTGGATTAATTTTGTTCAGACCCAGACCGCCAAGAGCCGGATTCGCCAATGGTTTAAACGCAACCTGAAAGACGAATACGAGCAACAGGGCCGCCGCGCGCTGGAAGAAACGCTCACGCGGGCCAAGATGGAAGACGCCCTGCGGGACGGCGAGTTATTAACAATTGCCCGCGAATTAAATTATGTCAGCCTGGAAGACCTTTTTGCCGCCATCGGCTTTGGTGAATTAAATCTGACGCGGGTGATAAACCGGCTCAAGAAATCGCAGGCCGTCGCCACGCACGAAGAAGCGCTGAACCGGATCAATCGTTACCAGAGCAAGCGTCACAGCCCGGCAGACAAAGCAAAATCGGCGATTCATGGGCTGAATGGCATGGTGCATCATCTGGCGCGGTGCTGCACGCCGGTGCCGGGCGAAGAGATCACCGGGGTTATTACGCGCGCGCGCGGCGTCATGGTCCACCGTATCGACTGTATTAACCTGAATCAGGTGAATCCGGGGCGTTTGATGGCGCTGGACTGGAGCGACGGCTCCGCCGACCCGAATCAGGCGCATACCGTGCGGCTCGAAGCCCATGCGATCGATCGCGTGGGGATGCTCAAGGACATTCTGGGGAAAATCGCCGATACGCGCACCAATGTTTCTAATGTGCGCGTGCGCGTGCTGCCCAATGATACGGCGCTGGTCGAACTCACGATGGAAGTGGCCAACCTGCCGCATCTGGAAACCGTCATGAACGCCATCCGCCGCCTGCCGGACGTAATGGCCGTCAAGCGCCAGCAATTCCGCGTGGGGAAATCGCCTGACGGCGGCGCTTAA
- a CDS encoding GNAT family N-acetyltransferase, which produces MITVIPLTEGTVGALAGAYARFATDAVAQYHWRSEPAPFEDMARSIASGALCGLMAQDAEGEPVGWMLYVVEAHRAVEINLIAIDEHQALKPAFDALMRGLLQTLATRDDWDCVSYAMLGCQDRYASLAPWYGLMPVGQTIQRFNLADEISIPILAKHYHSLAPLPEDLRLSPWLPDLAEAAAEAIAEAFARSNDARWDPRFRSVAGARQAVAFLQEGRMGAVMPQASLMLLNRAGAVEGFCFLIQGDGMDANVPLIGVRPSLRHRGMGIRLLACSLVAMIERISAGEAFISEVTATVDTDNYFALKMYRKLGFQETVHYPHAWLDRQSVARSYYGRRLAAYAGFA; this is translated from the coding sequence ATGATCACCGTCATTCCGCTGACAGAAGGCACGGTCGGGGCGCTGGCCGGCGCTTACGCGCGCTTTGCGACTGACGCCGTTGCGCAATACCATTGGCGCAGCGAGCCCGCCCCCTTTGAAGACATGGCCCGCTCCATTGCCAGCGGCGCGCTGTGCGGCCTCATGGCGCAAGACGCCGAAGGCGAGCCTGTTGGCTGGATGCTCTACGTTGTGGAAGCGCACCGCGCCGTCGAAATCAATCTCATTGCGATTGACGAGCATCAGGCGCTCAAGCCGGCTTTCGACGCCCTGATGCGCGGCCTGCTGCAAACGCTCGCAACGCGCGACGACTGGGATTGCGTCAGCTACGCCATGTTGGGCTGTCAAGATCGCTATGCGTCCCTGGCGCCCTGGTATGGCCTGATGCCGGTGGGACAGACCATTCAGCGCTTTAATCTGGCCGACGAGATTTCAATCCCGATTCTGGCGAAGCATTACCATAGCTTGGCGCCACTGCCTGAGGATCTGCGCTTGAGCCCATGGCTCCCGGATCTGGCAGAGGCCGCCGCAGAGGCCATCGCTGAGGCGTTTGCGCGTTCTAACGACGCGCGCTGGGATCCGCGCTTTCGCTCGGTGGCGGGCGCGCGTCAGGCGGTTGCCTTTCTGCAGGAAGGCCGCATGGGCGCCGTGATGCCGCAAGCGTCTCTCATGCTGCTGAATCGGGCGGGCGCTGTCGAAGGCTTTTGCTTTTTGATTCAGGGGGACGGCATGGACGCCAATGTACCGCTGATCGGCGTTCGGCCCTCGCTGCGACATCGGGGGATGGGCATTCGCCTGCTCGCCTGCTCGCTGGTGGCGATGATCGAGCGGATTTCTGCCGGAGAAGCCTTTATTTCCGAAGTGACGGCCACGGTCGATACCGACAACTATTTCGCGCTTAAAATGTACCGTAAGCTGGGCTTTCAGGAGACCGTCCACTATCCGCACGCCTGGCTGGATCGCCAAAGCGTGGCGCGCTCCTATTACGGTCGGCGTCTGGCCGCCTATGCCGGATTCGCCTGA
- a CDS encoding aminopeptidase P family protein, with amino-acid sequence MTINLSEHALKLLDAQNKARELFQEIERRTLIQAGRTELEISQLIFKLAEELFQVQKYWHKRIVRAGKNTLHPYKENPPDRMIQNNDIVFIDLGPIFENWEADFGRTYVMGQDPRKIKLKQDVESAFHVAKEYYQSNSDIKASEFYHWICELANKYGWEYGGPYAGHLVGQFPHERILDDEIKLYIHPDNELKLSEQDAQGNHRYWILEIHFVDKALKIGGFYEELLNL; translated from the coding sequence ATGACGATCAATCTGAGTGAACACGCTCTAAAGCTTTTAGATGCCCAAAACAAAGCTAGAGAGTTATTTCAAGAAATTGAAAGAAGAACTCTCATCCAAGCCGGTAGAACCGAATTGGAAATAAGCCAATTGATTTTTAAATTAGCAGAAGAACTTTTTCAAGTCCAAAAATATTGGCATAAACGGATCGTTCGGGCTGGTAAAAATACGTTACATCCCTACAAAGAAAATCCCCCTGACAGGATGATTCAAAACAACGATATTGTTTTTATAGATCTTGGCCCTATTTTTGAAAATTGGGAGGCTGACTTTGGGCGAACCTACGTGATGGGGCAAGACCCTCGAAAAATAAAGCTCAAACAAGATGTTGAGTCCGCTTTTCACGTTGCTAAAGAGTATTATCAAAGTAACTCCGATATAAAAGCCAGCGAATTCTACCACTGGATCTGCGAATTGGCGAATAAGTACGGTTGGGAGTACGGTGGTCCTTATGCAGGCCATTTAGTTGGTCAATTCCCACATGAACGAATTCTGGATGATGAAATAAAGCTCTATATCCATCCAGACAATGAATTAAAGTTATCTGAGCAAGATGCTCAAGGAAACCATCGATATTGGATCCTGGAAATCCACTTTGTGGATAAGGCTTTAAAAATCGGCGGCTTCTACGAGGAGTTGCTCAATCTTTAG
- a CDS encoding alpha/beta fold hydrolase: MTISPLYSLHDAGLQARVMPAIKTRPQTRVVSQAPTPRFGGELSAETRVKPSWADRLFYDPLAQAFGYVAFHPRLFRRVRMAMNPGRLPGISEREAKQRFAPISDPIAFASVEPNVLLSGRWMPAAGAGNRAIVMGHGYTSRWTNMAPLADALRRRGYHVFLFDFRGHGRSSGSQTTFGLEEGRDIAAAVDYVRAHYPAQSERLVYYGHSMGAAALMAAPWAMAPGRPGGQEALTRLTRQLDAVILDSPYHALSDFVASQLRAMISARPRSSLLLKAWPAKALRHFARRFRLSVEDARGPWRRRLPAAVDAVRPAALMANSPALMAKPLLLIHGGADRVTEFHQGLRNYERICRHNPQAQLLALEGADHNARGWVVDASGKKRYNGMMRGGESAFSQICDFIDAQR; encoded by the coding sequence ATGACCATTTCACCCCTCTATTCGCTGCATGACGCGGGCTTGCAAGCCCGCGTCATGCCCGCGATTAAAACGAGACCCCAAACGCGCGTGGTTTCTCAGGCGCCCACGCCGCGTTTTGGCGGCGAGCTCTCGGCAGAAACGCGCGTCAAGCCCTCGTGGGCGGATCGCCTGTTCTACGACCCCTTGGCGCAAGCGTTTGGCTACGTCGCCTTTCATCCGCGCCTGTTTCGCCGCGTGCGCATGGCCATGAATCCCGGGCGATTGCCGGGCATCAGCGAGCGCGAGGCAAAACAACGTTTTGCGCCTATCTCTGATCCGATTGCCTTTGCCAGCGTCGAACCCAACGTCCTGTTATCAGGACGCTGGATGCCAGCCGCCGGCGCCGGGAATCGCGCGATTGTCATGGGCCATGGCTATACCTCGCGCTGGACGAACATGGCCCCGCTGGCCGACGCCTTGAGACGGCGCGGGTATCACGTCTTCCTGTTTGATTTTAGAGGCCATGGCCGCAGTTCAGGCTCGCAAACCACGTTCGGGCTGGAAGAGGGGCGCGACATTGCAGCCGCCGTCGATTACGTGCGCGCGCATTATCCCGCGCAAAGCGAGCGGCTGGTTTATTACGGCCACTCGATGGGCGCCGCCGCCCTGATGGCAGCGCCGTGGGCGATGGCCCCGGGCCGACCCGGCGGGCAAGAGGCCTTGACGCGACTGACCCGCCAACTGGACGCCGTTATTCTGGACAGCCCGTATCATGCGTTATCGGATTTCGTCGCCAGTCAATTGCGCGCGATGATTTCGGCGCGCCCGCGCAGCAGCCTGCTCTTGAAGGCCTGGCCTGCCAAGGCGCTGCGTCATTTCGCCAGGCGTTTTCGCCTGAGCGTGGAAGACGCGCGCGGCCCGTGGCGACGACGCCTACCGGCAGCCGTGGACGCGGTGCGCCCGGCGGCGCTGATGGCCAATAGCCCGGCGCTGATGGCCAAACCCTTGCTGCTGATTCATGGCGGGGCGGACCGCGTGACGGAGTTTCATCAGGGCCTGCGCAATTACGAGCGCATCTGCAGGCACAATCCTCAGGCGCAATTACTGGCGCTGGAAGGAGCCGATCATAACGCCCGCGGGTGGGTCGTCGACGCCAGCGGCAAAAAACGCTATAACGGCATGATGCGCGGCGGGGAAAGCGCGTTTAGTCAGATTTGCGATTTTATCGACGCACAGCGGTAA
- a CDS encoding purine-nucleoside phosphorylase encodes MVLLLDAPVDAIALSRRLTDSAAAIRAVCQTPARVGLILGSGLGAVADALPDVRRLPFAHIPHFAPMGVEGHGGVMAIAAPGGLGVIALQGRYHYYEGHDMAAVTYPVRVLRALGVTTLILTNAAGGVNPAFGPGDLMLMVDHLNLMGVHPLRGPNDATLGPRFPDMTGAYDPVLRQMAREAAQATGVSLKEGVYAALSGPSYETPAEVRMLRTLGADAVGMSTVPEALVARHAGMRVLGLSCICNAAAGLGDAPLSHEDVLAAGERAKPRFQALLLTILQRLAAEADAAMDSKGLKISP; translated from the coding sequence ATGGTCTTGCTGTTGGACGCTCCCGTTGACGCGATCGCTCTTTCTCGCCGCCTGACCGACAGCGCGGCGGCGATTCGCGCCGTATGCCAGACGCCTGCGCGCGTCGGGCTGATTCTGGGCTCTGGCCTCGGGGCCGTCGCCGACGCCCTGCCCGATGTTCGTCGCCTGCCGTTTGCGCACATTCCGCATTTTGCGCCGATGGGCGTTGAAGGCCATGGCGGCGTGATGGCGATAGCGGCGCCGGGCGGACTCGGCGTCATCGCCCTGCAAGGGCGTTATCATTACTACGAAGGCCACGACATGGCCGCTGTCACGTATCCCGTACGCGTGTTGCGCGCGCTGGGCGTCACGACGCTGATCCTCACCAATGCCGCCGGCGGCGTGAATCCGGCCTTTGGCCCGGGCGATCTGATGCTGATGGTCGATCACCTCAACCTGATGGGCGTCCACCCGCTGCGCGGTCCCAACGACGCGACGCTTGGCCCGCGTTTCCCCGATATGACCGGCGCCTATGATCCTGTTTTGCGCCAAATGGCGCGCGAAGCGGCCCAGGCGACTGGCGTTTCGCTGAAAGAAGGCGTCTATGCCGCGCTCAGCGGTCCGTCCTATGAGACGCCCGCCGAAGTGCGCATGCTCAGGACGCTGGGCGCCGACGCCGTGGGCATGTCCACGGTGCCGGAAGCGCTTGTGGCGCGTCATGCGGGCATGCGCGTGCTGGGTCTCTCGTGTATCTGCAACGCCGCCGCCGGATTGGGCGATGCGCCGTTGTCCCATGAAGACGTGCTGGCCGCAGGCGAGCGCGCAAAACCCCGCTTTCAGGCGCTGCTGTTGACGATTCTTCAGCGACTGGCCGCAGAAGCCGATGCGGCAATGGACTCGAAAGGATTGAAAATTTCTCCATGA
- a CDS encoding HDOD domain-containing protein, with protein MAYTTPQKISLQELIAKVQKLPQLPEAALRLTKVMEDPDAHAEDMAAIIRVDPDMTTQVLRLCNSAAYALNRRISTVKDAVAILGLNTLKSMVYVIISKFALDRPVEGYGLDRGALWRNALTCAVYARHLAPRHAQGVDPELAFTGALLRDIGKIVLGEYVGRSYQDIERLAMQKRIDFIEAEQEVLGFNHCMVGKLIAEKWGLPDTLVKVIQYKNKPSLLAKQPPAIGSKVDVYKLVSLVHLADCFTRMTGCGLGSDGLMSGFDETALTSLGIQLSAPFIERTLDQLVTQDHLVEEMIQSLKGGA; from the coding sequence ATGGCCTATACCACCCCCCAAAAAATTTCGCTTCAAGAACTGATTGCCAAGGTCCAGAAGCTGCCCCAATTGCCGGAGGCCGCCCTTCGCCTCACCAAGGTGATGGAAGACCCGGACGCGCACGCCGAAGACATGGCGGCTATCATCCGGGTGGACCCGGACATGACCACTCAGGTGCTGCGCCTGTGCAATTCAGCGGCCTATGCCCTGAACCGGCGCATCTCGACCGTCAAGGACGCAGTGGCCATCCTGGGCCTCAATACGCTCAAGAGCATGGTCTACGTCATTATCTCAAAATTTGCGCTGGATCGACCTGTTGAAGGCTATGGGCTTGATCGCGGCGCCTTGTGGCGAAACGCGCTGACCTGCGCCGTCTACGCGCGGCATCTGGCGCCGCGTCATGCGCAAGGCGTGGATCCCGAACTGGCCTTTACCGGCGCCCTGCTGCGCGATATCGGCAAAATTGTCCTTGGCGAATACGTGGGCCGCAGCTATCAGGATATTGAGCGGCTGGCGATGCAGAAACGCATCGATTTTATCGAGGCCGAGCAGGAAGTATTGGGCTTCAACCACTGCATGGTCGGCAAACTCATCGCCGAAAAATGGGGATTGCCCGACACGCTGGTCAAGGTCATTCAATACAAGAACAAGCCGTCGTTACTGGCCAAGCAGCCGCCCGCAATCGGCTCCAAAGTCGACGTTTATAAACTGGTGAGTCTGGTGCACCTGGCCGACTGCTTTACCCGTATGACGGGCTGCGGCCTGGGCAGCGACGGGCTGATGAGCGGCTTTGACGAAACCGCGCTCACCTCGCTCGGCATTCAGTTAAGCGCCCCATTTATTGAGCGCACGCTGGATCAACTGGTCACCCAGGATCATCTGGTGGAAGAGATGATTCAGTCGCTGAAGGGCGGAGCCTGA
- a CDS encoding thymidine phosphorylase, with protein MSVIDIIDQKRRGRTHTREEIFALCEAMMQGRAADYQIAAWLMAACLRGLNMDETVWLTEAFVASGRALDFSGIGGALVDKHATGGVGDKTTLALAPMLAACGAKIAKLSGRGLGFTGGTIDKLEAIPGLNASLTADEMRAQVQRIGLALSCQTEDLAPADGKMYALRDVTATVDDIPLITASVVSKKIAAGASVIALDIKAGRGAFAETREEAQALAKMCRDVGERLGKSFITVISSMDQPLGYAVGNAIEVTEAIQTLKGQGPADLTELCLTLGAVTLAKAGLAPSAEAARERLQASLADGSAYGKFVAMTAAQGGDVDALSDPALMPQPARVNMLPAWESGYVAAIDPLLIAEAAKLVGAGRQTKESPIDPGAGVMLFKKVGDPVEAGETLVELHVGHGAGDADALARVRAAFTFSSTPVSPPPLILEVVQG; from the coding sequence ATCAGCGTAATTGATATTATTGACCAAAAACGACGCGGACGGACCCATACCCGCGAAGAGATTTTCGCCCTGTGCGAGGCGATGATGCAGGGCCGCGCCGCTGACTATCAGATCGCCGCATGGTTGATGGCCGCCTGTCTGCGCGGCCTGAACATGGATGAAACCGTCTGGCTGACCGAGGCGTTTGTCGCGTCGGGACGCGCGCTCGATTTTTCCGGGATTGGCGGCGCGCTGGTCGACAAGCACGCCACCGGCGGCGTCGGCGACAAGACCACGCTGGCCCTCGCGCCGATGCTGGCGGCCTGCGGCGCCAAAATCGCCAAGCTTTCAGGGCGCGGGCTGGGCTTTACCGGCGGCACCATTGACAAACTGGAGGCCATTCCCGGCCTGAACGCCTCGCTCACCGCCGATGAAATGCGCGCGCAAGTCCAGCGCATCGGCCTGGCGCTGTCGTGCCAGACAGAGGACCTCGCCCCGGCAGACGGCAAAATGTACGCCCTGCGCGACGTCACCGCGACCGTCGATGATATCCCCCTCATCACGGCCTCGGTCGTGTCCAAGAAAATCGCCGCCGGCGCCTCCGTGATTGCGCTCGATATCAAGGCCGGTCGCGGGGCCTTCGCAGAAACGCGCGAAGAAGCTCAGGCGCTGGCCAAAATGTGCCGCGACGTGGGCGAACGGTTGGGGAAATCGTTTATCACGGTGATTTCGTCGATGGATCAGCCTCTGGGCTATGCCGTTGGCAACGCAATTGAAGTGACCGAGGCGATTCAGACGCTCAAAGGTCAGGGGCCCGCAGATTTAACCGAGTTGTGCCTGACGCTGGGCGCCGTCACGCTGGCCAAAGCGGGACTGGCCCCTTCTGCCGAGGCGGCGCGCGAACGGCTGCAAGCCTCGTTAGCCGACGGCTCGGCCTACGGCAAGTTCGTCGCGATGACGGCAGCCCAGGGCGGCGACGTGGACGCGTTGTCGGATCCCGCGCTGATGCCGCAGCCCGCGCGCGTCAATATGCTGCCGGCCTGGGAATCGGGATACGTCGCCGCCATCGACCCGCTCCTGATCGCCGAAGCCGCCAAACTGGTGGGGGCTGGACGCCAGACCAAGGAATCGCCCATCGACCCCGGCGCGGGCGTGATGTTATTCAAGAAGGTCGGCGATCCCGTGGAAGCGGGCGAGACGCTGGTTGAACTGCATGTAGGCCACGGGGCGGGCGATGCGGATGCGCTGGCGCGCGTGCGCGCGGCCTTTACGTTTTCGTCGACGCCAGTGTCGCCGCCGCCGCTGATTCTGGAAGTGGTTCAGGGATAA
- a CDS encoding methyltransferase domain-containing protein, protein MTQPAHGDFTQRATRVKINPETYIKFDGSTHVMLGNIFSEGQALRIQSDILLLLWDITDWKTMGDILDGWPDPVDHPKIIKHLQNLYDCKVVITDESELRQTPESGISEKLGGAIHINVENHHVMMKDSVRLSAYRRAIERAIRPGESIAMDLGCGSGILSFFAAQAGAQKVYAVEKRQDIIELAEALARDNGLNQIEFIQGASSALNEAQFTPKPDVFISEILGNGILEENVLEFTLDARKRFLAPGGKLIPARLDIYVVAFHAPIAQDKRREANEFKDLYGVDYTLFADVLCNKATLRLDKFNPALYRAISEPLCVQSVDLASFENPVFSREFELEVTEDDMNFTGYCAYFKAWLDEDTVLGNSPWAPDTHWTQMIYTMPVTRRVKRGDRLKMDIVYDGRLRIRALG, encoded by the coding sequence ATGACGCAACCCGCTCACGGCGATTTTACCCAGCGCGCCACCCGCGTAAAAATTAATCCCGAAACCTATATTAAATTTGACGGCAGCACGCACGTGATGCTGGGCAATATTTTTTCGGAAGGTCAGGCCTTGCGCATTCAATCGGATATTCTGCTGCTGTTGTGGGACATTACCGACTGGAAAACCATGGGCGATATTCTCGACGGCTGGCCAGATCCGGTGGATCACCCCAAAATTATCAAACATTTGCAAAATCTGTACGATTGCAAAGTCGTGATCACCGATGAATCTGAACTGCGTCAGACCCCCGAAAGCGGTATTTCAGAAAAACTGGGCGGCGCAATTCATATTAACGTCGAAAACCATCACGTCATGATGAAAGATTCTGTCCGGCTGTCGGCCTATCGTCGCGCCATTGAGCGCGCCATTCGCCCCGGCGAGTCGATTGCAATGGATCTCGGATGCGGTTCTGGCATTTTAAGCTTTTTTGCCGCGCAGGCGGGCGCTCAAAAAGTCTATGCCGTGGAAAAACGACAGGATATTATTGAACTGGCAGAAGCTCTGGCGCGTGATAACGGCCTTAACCAGATTGAATTCATACAAGGCGCTTCCAGCGCGCTGAACGAGGCTCAATTTACGCCAAAGCCCGACGTGTTTATTTCAGAAATTCTGGGCAATGGCATTCTGGAAGAAAACGTCCTGGAGTTTACGCTCGATGCGCGCAAGCGTTTTCTGGCGCCGGGCGGCAAATTAATTCCAGCCCGGCTGGATATTTACGTGGTGGCGTTTCACGCGCCGATTGCTCAGGACAAGCGCCGCGAAGCCAACGAGTTTAAGGATCTCTACGGCGTCGACTACACGCTTTTTGCCGATGTTCTGTGTAATAAGGCGACGCTGCGTCTCGATAAATTCAATCCTGCGCTCTATCGCGCCATTAGCGAGCCGTTGTGCGTGCAGTCGGTGGATCTCGCCTCGTTCGAGAATCCTGTCTTCAGCCGCGAGTTTGAGCTGGAGGTCACCGAAGACGATATGAACTTTACCGGCTATTGCGCTTACTTCAAGGCGTGGCTGGACGAGGACACCGTCCTGGGCAATTCCCCCTGGGCGCCGGACACGCACTGGACGCAGATGATCTATACCATGCCGGTGACGCGCCGGGTCAAGCGCGGCGACCGCCTCAAAATGGACATCGTCTACGACGGTCGTCTGCGCATTCGCGCCTTGGGCTAG
- a CDS encoding DUF881 domain-containing protein gives MNLSPSQAASTARRLSRRLFPLALALCMAVIGVISGLYWRIESAKRLPTRYSTQEAAHAFRLNRQLAARERLNDDLAQEIQLLTYQMDRKLSQSYRLSQRRKLDRLADYTGLRLREGMGVEIILRDSDRPYRLEENPNVGIIHNIDMLAVVNQLWASGARAIALNDQRIVAGTEINCAGPVLIINQSRIAPPFRLQAIAENRSPSEFLERVNRHASALKQLSAYGIEINMRVAPVRILPYVPAQSDSSQSAAGPDGSQTPPEKPGPDARA, from the coding sequence ATGAACCTGAGCCCCTCGCAAGCCGCCTCTACCGCGCGCCGCCTCTCGAGACGGCTGTTCCCGCTCGCACTGGCGTTATGCATGGCGGTCATTGGCGTCATTTCGGGCTTGTACTGGCGCATCGAAAGCGCCAAACGCCTGCCGACGCGCTACTCAACGCAAGAGGCCGCGCATGCCTTTCGCCTCAATCGCCAGCTTGCGGCGCGCGAACGGCTCAACGACGACCTCGCCCAGGAGATCCAGCTGCTGACCTACCAGATGGATCGCAAACTTAGCCAGAGTTACCGCCTCAGTCAGCGCCGCAAGCTGGATCGCCTGGCCGATTATACGGGGCTTCGCCTGCGCGAGGGCATGGGGGTGGAAATCATCCTGCGCGATTCTGATCGTCCGTATCGCCTCGAAGAAAATCCCAATGTCGGCATCATCCACAACATCGATATGCTGGCGGTGGTCAATCAGCTCTGGGCGTCTGGCGCGCGCGCCATTGCCCTTAACGATCAACGCATTGTGGCGGGAACCGAGATCAATTGCGCGGGTCCGGTGTTAATCATCAACCAGTCACGGATTGCCCCGCCTTTTCGGCTTCAGGCGATTGCTGAGAATCGCTCGCCATCGGAGTTTCTGGAGCGCGTGAATCGCCATGCCAGCGCTCTTAAGCAACTATCGGCTTACGGAATAGAAATCAACATGCGCGTCGCGCCGGTGCGGATTCTGCCCTATGTCCCCGCCCAAAGCGATTCCTCTCAGAGCGCCGCAGGCCCCGACGGATCGCAGACGCCCCCAGAAAAACCGGGACCGGACGCCCGCGCCTGA